Proteins encoded by one window of Porphyromonas vaginalis:
- a CDS encoding polyribonucleotide nucleotidyltransferase — protein sequence MINPVNKTITLPDGRTITIETGKLAKQADGAVTVTMGSTVLLAAVTAAKEAKPDVDFMPLQVEYKEKFSAIGRFPGGFTRREGRASDYEILTCRLVDRALRPLFPDDYHAEVYVNIILFSSDGVDMPDALAGLAASAALAVSDIPFGGPISEVRVARIDGEFVINPTFEQLERADIDLMVAATLDNIMMVEGEMEEVQEEEMLEAIKVAHEAIKVQCQAQLELSEAVGKMTKREYPAEEQDEELRERMQRELYDKIYKVATAGTDKHARGDAFEAIVEEFKAQFTEEELEQKGMIIDRYYHDMEKAAMRRMILDEGKRLDGRRTDEIRPIWIETDCLPGPHGSAIFTRGETQSLSTVTLGTKSDEKLVDDVLNYGKERFLLHYNFPPFSTGEAKASRGISRREIGHGNLAHRALKRMIPADYPYVIRVMSDILESNGSSSMATVCAGTLALRDAGVQMKKPVSGIAMGLISENKGTNYAILSDILGDEDHLGDMDFKVTGTRDGITATQMDIKVDGLSYEILAKALAQAKAGRLHILNKIEEAQPEARPDMKPHAPRIETLRIGKEFIGAVIGPGGKIIQGIQEKSGATVNIEEVDNYGIVEISSSNKESLDAAMAMVRGIVATPEVGEVYKGTVSSVMPYGCFVQFMPGKDGLLHISEIDWKRFATIEETGLKEGDTIDVKLIEIDPKTGKFSLSHKALLPKPEGYVEPERRPRRERRDDGERRERRPRREHRDE from the coding sequence ATGATCAATCCGGTCAACAAGACAATCACCCTACCCGATGGTCGCACGATCACCATCGAGACGGGCAAGCTTGCCAAGCAAGCCGACGGTGCTGTCACCGTCACCATGGGCTCTACCGTACTACTCGCAGCTGTAACAGCTGCCAAGGAGGCTAAGCCCGATGTGGACTTTATGCCACTGCAGGTAGAGTACAAAGAGAAGTTTTCAGCCATAGGTCGCTTCCCCGGAGGCTTCACACGCCGTGAGGGGCGCGCCTCAGACTATGAGATATTAACTTGCCGACTAGTGGACCGCGCACTGCGTCCACTCTTCCCCGATGACTACCATGCAGAGGTCTATGTAAACATTATCCTCTTCTCCTCTGACGGTGTCGATATGCCAGATGCACTCGCTGGACTAGCAGCTTCAGCTGCTCTAGCAGTCTCTGATATCCCCTTCGGAGGTCCTATCAGTGAGGTACGTGTGGCACGCATCGATGGTGAGTTTGTCATCAATCCTACTTTCGAGCAGCTAGAGCGTGCCGACATTGACCTGATGGTCGCAGCAACACTCGACAACATTATGATGGTCGAGGGCGAGATGGAAGAGGTCCAGGAGGAGGAGATGCTCGAGGCTATCAAGGTGGCTCACGAGGCTATCAAGGTACAGTGCCAGGCTCAGCTAGAGCTCTCGGAGGCTGTCGGCAAGATGACCAAGCGTGAGTACCCAGCTGAGGAGCAAGACGAGGAGCTACGTGAGCGTATGCAGCGTGAGCTCTACGACAAGATCTACAAGGTCGCTACCGCTGGTACCGACAAGCATGCTCGTGGCGATGCCTTTGAGGCGATCGTCGAGGAGTTCAAGGCACAGTTTACCGAAGAGGAGCTCGAGCAGAAGGGCATGATCATAGACCGCTACTACCACGATATGGAGAAGGCGGCTATGCGTCGTATGATCCTTGACGAGGGCAAGCGTCTCGATGGTCGTCGCACCGACGAGATACGTCCTATCTGGATCGAAACGGACTGCCTACCAGGTCCTCACGGATCGGCTATCTTCACACGTGGTGAGACGCAGTCGCTATCCACAGTGACGCTCGGTACTAAGAGTGATGAGAAGCTAGTCGACGATGTACTCAACTACGGCAAGGAGCGCTTCCTCCTGCACTACAACTTTCCACCCTTCTCTACAGGCGAGGCAAAAGCTTCGCGCGGCATCAGCCGTCGTGAGATAGGTCACGGTAACCTAGCACACCGTGCGCTCAAGCGCATGATCCCTGCGGACTATCCTTATGTGATCCGCGTGATGAGCGACATCCTTGAGTCCAACGGTTCTTCCTCTATGGCAACGGTTTGTGCTGGTACGCTCGCTCTGCGTGATGCGGGTGTCCAAATGAAGAAGCCAGTCTCGGGTATCGCTATGGGTCTCATCAGCGAGAACAAGGGTACCAACTACGCTATCCTCTCCGACATCCTAGGCGACGAGGATCACCTCGGCGATATGGACTTTAAGGTGACGGGTACGCGTGACGGTATCACCGCTACGCAGATGGATATCAAGGTGGATGGCTTGAGCTATGAAATCTTGGCAAAGGCTTTGGCACAGGCAAAGGCTGGTCGCCTCCACATCCTAAATAAGATCGAGGAAGCACAGCCCGAGGCTCGTCCTGATATGAAGCCTCATGCACCACGCATTGAGACGCTCCGCATCGGCAAGGAGTTCATCGGGGCTGTCATTGGCCCAGGCGGTAAGATCATCCAGGGTATCCAGGAGAAGAGTGGCGCCACGGTCAACATCGAAGAGGTGGACAACTATGGTATCGTCGAGATCAGTAGCTCTAACAAGGAGTCTCTCGATGCGGCTATGGCTATGGTACGTGGTATCGTCGCTACCCCAGAGGTAGGCGAGGTCTACAAGGGCACCGTCTCCTCAGTGATGCCGTACGGTTGCTTCGTACAGTTTATGCCTGGCAAGGATGGACTACTCCACATCAGCGAGATAGACTGGAAGCGCTTTGCAACGATTGAGGAGACAGGTCTCAAGGAGGGCGACACGATCGATGTCAAGCTCATTGAGATCGACCCCAAGACGGGTAAGTTCAGTCTATCACACAAGGCACTCCTACCTAAGCCCGAGGGCTATGTAGAGCCTGAGCGTCGTCCACGCCGTGAGCGTCGTGATGATGGCGAGCGTCGTGAGCGCCGTCCACGTCGTGAGCATCGTGACGAATAG
- a CDS encoding choice-of-anchor J domain-containing protein, giving the protein MHYLNKLSIVSLLLLSATVSLFGQDFFSGGDGSKEDPYKIATEADLRTLATEVNDKYNSFAGRYFKQTADITFTSDKAILPIGGPILDDFDRPNEMCFQGTYDGDMHKIYNLNLYDERQLIEGEEVYMGVGLFGVLGDGATIKNVVIASGRIYGFSAVGAIAGKIKNNCTITRCKIGPDVRIISWANAGGIAGTSLGEGMKIIECVNYANIEVYGQGIHKSAGGIIASSANTTIEGCANFGDIWAKGGFAGGIIGVMPQSTADFIFKYPEIRSCMNAGDVSAMDPNAGGLIGATGYNLSNDLIGPVPHQLISNSYSYGQTMVTFTDTYGPICAFYAKRFPLSVSKTFYNKDRYVMKKGENSANAELAFSLGEAKSHAEILSPDFITTLNEDGASDFEADKHKINGTMPILKWINDTYDAEIDKPNQYRKDIPYTKVKQRAGSFFNPNRSGDFIIYDMSRLTPNIQAKSLGANLDKGWVGRVLPIQGGKSYRFFMSTSAFRRNLKENGMYEKDYSNKPADHWLITPAFTVTRDVPWFHWVGASEDGGTPSTYELYVVEGADEPMPSEILKTQPIYTVEKEEGTQVLKETITVKEKEGEREEERVYNTFTAHKVDLSKYNGKKIRLAFRDSSVDKFNLFIGQMKMAQANAITTVEGAANCLIEVSEQTLSATRAESLLTLYSISGQQLAQAQDQLVYRGQSGVYILVVSDATGYTERRKVVLY; this is encoded by the coding sequence ATGCACTATTTGAATAAACTATCAATAGTCTCACTACTACTGCTGAGTGCAACGGTTTCGCTCTTTGGTCAAGACTTCTTTTCGGGAGGAGATGGCTCTAAAGAGGATCCGTATAAGATCGCTACGGAGGCAGACCTACGTACATTAGCTACTGAGGTCAACGACAAGTACAACTCTTTCGCCGGTCGCTACTTCAAGCAGACAGCAGACATTACCTTCACGTCTGACAAAGCTATACTGCCTATCGGCGGACCGATCCTTGATGACTTCGACCGCCCCAATGAAATGTGCTTCCAGGGGACGTATGACGGCGATATGCACAAGATCTACAACCTCAATCTCTATGATGAGCGTCAGCTTATCGAGGGTGAGGAGGTTTACATGGGTGTCGGCCTCTTTGGTGTACTAGGCGATGGAGCGACGATCAAGAATGTAGTCATCGCTTCGGGGCGCATCTATGGCTTTTCAGCCGTTGGTGCTATCGCAGGTAAGATTAAGAACAACTGTACGATCACCCGCTGCAAGATCGGTCCCGATGTACGTATCATATCTTGGGCTAATGCCGGAGGTATTGCTGGTACTTCACTCGGTGAGGGAATGAAGATCATCGAGTGTGTCAACTATGCCAATATCGAGGTGTATGGTCAAGGAATACACAAGTCTGCAGGTGGTATCATCGCATCGTCAGCAAACACGACCATCGAGGGCTGTGCCAACTTTGGAGACATCTGGGCTAAGGGTGGCTTCGCTGGTGGTATCATAGGCGTTATGCCACAGTCTACGGCTGACTTCATATTTAAGTATCCTGAGATCCGGAGCTGTATGAATGCTGGAGATGTCTCTGCTATGGATCCAAACGCAGGAGGTCTGATTGGAGCTACTGGATACAACCTGTCAAATGACCTCATAGGTCCCGTCCCTCACCAGCTCATCTCAAACTCTTATAGCTATGGTCAGACGATGGTCACTTTCACCGACACCTATGGTCCTATATGTGCCTTTTACGCAAAGCGCTTCCCGCTCTCTGTGTCTAAGACTTTCTACAACAAGGATCGCTACGTAATGAAGAAAGGAGAGAACAGTGCAAACGCCGAGCTTGCCTTTTCTCTTGGAGAGGCAAAGAGTCACGCAGAGATTCTATCTCCCGACTTCATCACAACGCTCAACGAGGATGGTGCGTCAGACTTTGAGGCTGATAAGCATAAGATCAATGGCACAATGCCTATCCTCAAGTGGATCAATGATACCTACGATGCAGAGATCGACAAGCCCAACCAGTATCGTAAGGACATCCCCTACACGAAGGTCAAGCAGCGTGCGGGTTCATTCTTCAATCCCAATCGCTCTGGAGACTTCATCATCTACGATATGAGTCGTCTGACGCCTAATATCCAAGCTAAGTCACTAGGAGCTAACCTAGACAAGGGCTGGGTAGGTCGTGTCCTGCCGATACAGGGAGGCAAGTCATACCGCTTCTTTATGTCGACCTCGGCATTCCGTCGAAACCTCAAGGAGAATGGTATGTATGAGAAAGATTATTCCAACAAGCCTGCTGATCACTGGCTCATCACACCTGCCTTTACGGTCACAAGAGATGTCCCCTGGTTCCACTGGGTAGGAGCTTCGGAAGATGGAGGTACCCCTTCGACCTACGAGCTTTATGTCGTAGAGGGAGCCGATGAGCCTATGCCTAGCGAGATCCTTAAGACCCAGCCTATCTATACGGTAGAGAAGGAGGAGGGAACCCAAGTGCTTAAAGAGACTATCACAGTAAAGGAAAAAGAAGGAGAGCGTGAAGAGGAGCGTGTTTACAACACCTTTACAGCGCACAAGGTAGACCTCTCTAAGTACAATGGTAAGAAGATCAGACTCGCCTTCAGAGATAGCTCTGTAGATAAGTTTAACCTCTTCATCGGTCAGATGAAGATGGCTCAGGCTAACGCCATCACTACGGTGGAGGGTGCAGCCAACTGTCTCATCGAGGTATCTGAGCAGACGCTCTCAGCTACGCGTGCCGAGAGCCTCTTGACGCTGTACAGCATCTCAGGTCAGCAGCTAGCACAGGCACAGGATCAGCTCGTCTATCGTGGCCAGTCTGGTGTCTACATCCTGGTCGTATCTGATGCTACGGGCTACACAGAGAGACGTAAGGTAGTACTCTACTAG